The Candidatus Thermoplasmatota archaeon genomic sequence TCGAGCGATATGACTCTTGGATTTGCCAGGGATTTCAAATTAACTCCCATTTTTTGCCTCAAAGACGTACCAGCCCACTTTTTTTTCCTCCACCATTTTCTTTATTTTCTTCTGCTCATCGCTCAGCTTTCCTCCAGCACTCTTAAATTCAACTAAATAAATGCCTTCCTCGTCAAACTGGATGCCGTCTATGGGCGAGCCGATGAAACGGAATTTTTTCCAGTTGAACGGATAACTTTCCATAAAAGGTGCAAACTGTTCCGTTATTTTTCCATAGGTAGACGACAACGACCGT encodes the following:
- a CDS encoding Holliday junction resolvase-like protein, translated to MDPFMALWVFLLGMMAGFLGGIAIIYRQAVQPWKDRVKEIEEKKRSLSSTYGKITEQFAPFMESYPFNWKKFRFIGSPIDGIQFDEEGIYLVEFKSAGGKLSDEQKKIKKMVEEKKVGWYVFEAKNGS